Below is a genomic region from Rosa chinensis cultivar Old Blush chromosome 5, RchiOBHm-V2, whole genome shotgun sequence.
TAGATTAtcgcatcatcatcatcacttttccttttctggacttTACTAATTCCTCTATTCTTGCACGGAGTTGATTCTTTGGCTCCAGAAGGAACTTGAGAACTTGGGTGCTTTTGTCTTCATTATCTCAGTTACGGGGTGTCGTGCTGGTCTTTTTAGACCTGTCAAGAGAAATTGATTTATGGAATCACCAGGGGAGTTCTTGTAAATCATTCTTGAAGCATTTGATGCGCAACTCTTCTGTTCCATATTTCATCTATCTTTTGTATTATGGGAATAACGGTGAGGGCAATCAGTCATCCtgccttttctttttgtaattttAATATATATGAAAGATGCTCTTTGGACGTGATCATCTATTCTGTGTCAGTTAGTTAATATATTATACAAGAACACTTGGTCTTTTCTTTAAAGACCTCTTAACATTGATCTTTCATGGTTCCTTCTGCATTAATTACAGAATCGACCCTTGTTTCTCATctatatctatgaatatctttTCCTCCCTGCTTATATTAAATGCATTTGGATGGTTTTATTTGTTCTGTAGGTTGTGGACGCTGGTGCACGTTCTTTAAGAATGATTTATCAATCAAACCTGGCTCCAAAGTGTGATTTCCTTCAAGACAAAAACATggaatttcttctttcattaTTGAATAGTGAGAATGAAAATGTTACAGGACTTGGTGCAAGTATAGTTATACATTCTTGTGAGACTATAACAGAAAAGAAGGCACTATGTCATGCTGGTGTTTTGAAGAAGCTGGTTAGCCTTCTTCAAGGTTCTCCAAGTCAGAGAGATAATAGTTTAGAATCTCTAGCCACAATTATGAAGGACAATGATGAAGCTGTTTCAGAGTTTGTGGGATGTGAAAGTGGAAGAGCTTTGAGTTCTGTTATAGAATTAACAAAGGATAGACATCTCCGCACAAGATTTTTGGCTTCGAGATGCTTGATTGCTATAAGGAACACTTCTTCTTGCTATTTGCAAGATATGGGCATTAAAACCAAGCTGGTTCATCTCTTGCTTGAACTTCATGATGATCCCGGTCAAGTTGGAGACGAAGCTCCCTTTGcattttctagtttaatttctcAAAAAGTCGATCTACAGAAAATAGCACTTGAGGCAAATGCTATTGATAAACTCTACAACCACTTGCAAAAGAATCATTTACATCCGAAACGTTTCCAAGGACTATTACTGGCACTGGCTGATCTATGCTCAAAGTTGGAGAGCTGTAGGTCTAGATTCCTGTCGTTGCAGGTCTGTTGCATATAGGATACATTTACTTAATGGCCGTATGTATGACATTGTCACTTTTTGTGCCAATAATACTTTATTTGCTATTCATTCAGTCATTCATTTCTGTCAGTGAGATATCACGACAAGGGGTCCTTATCTTGCTTGTTGGTTGAAGGGGTTATGTCTTTCCAAGGCATGCAACTGTTTTCTGTTTTAGTGGTGGTTGGTTCTCTTTAGTTCTTaggacttttgttttttcttttcattcaacaCGATACTATGCACAGTCCATAATTAGAATTGAAACctgtttttcctttattttatttttttttctgtttttatttccAAAAGTGTACAAATGTGAAGTAATTCTGTTCAACTATTGAAATGGTTAAATACACTATTAAATGCCTGTTCATCTTTTCCTACACAGTTATCACTAgctccttctttttcttgatttgTTATAAGGGATATATCCCCAGATTGTACTAGTTattgaattttgttttttgttttttgttttttttttttgtataaaaaaGAAGTGCAAATCATGAGAGGTTATTCAGTATCACATCACATCTTGGTGAGAATTTTTGCAGCAAATAAATAAGGTTAATTTGGCATAGATAATATAGTGCTTGCATGAGTAATTGCTTATGTTTGAAGTCCAACtggtttgtaacttcttatatATTGCTGAATATAGGCATTGAACTTGGTATCTGAAGCCCTGACTCATGATAGTTCTGACGTACGTACTGCAGCTTGCATTTGCTTAAGATGCGTCTCTCGCTCTATCAAGGTATGCATTATGCAATATAATAATCCGTACTAGCTTAGTgatatttaaaattttatacTGGCATAGATGTTTCCTAAGAAAATGTCAATTCAGAATTTGTGTGCAGGTAattttatgaatgaaatgattgTCCCTCCCTTGGTTCGGCTGTTGGATGACCCTTCTATTTCAGTCCAGGTATCTGCTTGCTTATCGCTAAATATCATGTTTCCATGTTAGCTGGCAACTACTTAAGTCCCATATTGTTCCTGAGCCTTTTATTTGAGTGAAATAGAGTATCCTGGTTCATCAACTATGTAAATGGTTACTGATGTTTACTTGGGTGAAATACCCATCTCAatcagtatattattattttgagcTCTTTATGTTAACACAATGGAGCTGATGAAGTCAGACTTCTTAAGAATCTTGATCTCAATTCATGCCTACTATGAACGGTCTGGAGTTGAATTAAAATGTTGACTAATTATATTCACTTTTTATTATGTTTCGACTATAGATTAGGCAAACTCTGCTAAtgcagtttctctctctctctctctctctctctctctctctcgtgtgCTGTCAGACTGACCCAGGTTATATGTTAATTACGTCAATAGTCAACTGGAtgttttttcttctctcatttGCTTATGTAAGATATGGCATCTCCCTTCTAACCCATACTGAAACCCTCAGAAACACTGAACTTTTTGGTTAGCATGGTGTTATTCTGTTGTGTCTTCTGAATCCCTAAACTCCACAGAACTAGAAAATGAACAGAGATTCTGTTTTGGGGCCTGTTATTCTACTGCTCTAGCTTACTGCTTTAGTTATTTTCCGTGGCTTCCTTACCCACTCTTTtgatttgctttttttttttttttccacaaaaACTTgttctgaaaaaagaaaaaaagtgagGTTTTGTTTGTTGTTATGGTGGCTATTGCAAAGAAGTGCAAATGAACAGACTTTGTGTACAAGGTTCATTGAATAAAACAAATCGGACATCGTAATTCTACCTTCTTTAGAAGCTTCCTATTGGTATTAAAGAGTGATTTTATTTCTTTGAAAGGGGTAAAAAGGGCAGGCTAAAAAGGGCAGGCATACATAAGTGAAAGTATTTAAGAACATAATTATGTGTGGTTTTGAGGGAATTATGGACTCAAATGGTGAACACCACAAT
It encodes:
- the LOC112168315 gene encoding uncharacterized protein LOC112168315 isoform X2, yielding MGITVVDAGARSLRMIYQSNLAPKCDFLQDKNMEFLLSLLNSENENVTGLGASIVIHSCETITEKKALCHAGVLKKLVSLLQGSPSQRDNSLESLATIMKDNDEAVSEFVGCESGRALSSVIELTKDRHLRTRFLASRCLIAIRNTSSCYLQDMGIKTKLVHLLLELHDDPGQVGDEAPFAFSSLISQKVDLQKIALEANAIDKLYNHLQKNHLHPKRFQGLLLALADLCSKLESCRSRFLSLQALNLVSEALTHDSSDVRTAACICLRCVSRSIKNLCAGNFMNEMIVPPLVRLLDDPSISVQVAALSAVGNIVVDFTTHRSLFLQCGGVKQLVQLSRSMDSTLRLNALWALRNLMCLADYICKQGIFMELTASSLASLICDPEPFVQEQALALIRNLVDGCMNSVELVFAEDGIILDAVGRQLQSASRDEIWIQGLYVLSNVASGNEVHKEAVMHQLVPQADNGAQSLILKFLQSNESQLRIAAVWTIVNLTFPSTPNAFSRFVKLHNAGIVSQVKSMASDPCLDVKLRVKSALGQFKTFSDGST